The Pirellulimonas nuda genome includes a region encoding these proteins:
- the lpdA gene encoding dihydrolipoyl dehydrogenase: protein MHSQVVVLGGGPGGYAAAFMAADLGLEVAIVESDPRLGGTCLLRGCIPSKALLHVAKIISEAEDMAEWGVEFAKPKISIDKVRARKENVIDTLTGGLAQLAKRRGVRRIHARGLFVDSTTLQLEGGDPATYDNERLTFDHCILATGSVPTMPGFLDIKSPRVMDSTGALKLEDIPGTLLVVGGGYIGLEMGTVYAELGTKVSVVELTEGLLPGADRDLVKPLEKRVRQRFAGVHLGTKVTGLKDAGDHVAVSMEGPEMSGEHKFDRVLVAIGRRPVSKGFGLENTKVKVNERGFVEVDKQQRTADPHILAIGDVAGDPMLAHKASYEGKIAAEVLAGEPAQFDAHAIPAVVFTDPEIAWAGLTVEEAKRDGRIIEVAQYPWQASGRAIANGRTDGLTKWIIDPETERVLGCGIVGAGAGELIAEAVLAIEMGCQVRDVAETIHPHPTLSETVAFAAEAYLGTATEIYKPRKKKE from the coding sequence ATGCATTCTCAAGTTGTAGTTCTTGGCGGCGGTCCCGGTGGCTACGCCGCCGCGTTCATGGCCGCTGATTTGGGGCTCGAAGTAGCCATCGTCGAGTCGGACCCCCGGCTCGGGGGCACCTGCCTGCTGCGGGGCTGCATCCCCTCCAAGGCCCTGCTGCACGTCGCCAAGATCATCTCCGAGGCCGAGGACATGGCCGAGTGGGGGGTCGAGTTCGCCAAGCCAAAGATCTCGATCGACAAGGTCCGAGCCCGCAAGGAGAACGTGATCGACACGCTCACCGGCGGGTTGGCGCAGCTCGCCAAGCGTCGCGGCGTCCGCCGGATTCACGCCCGCGGGCTGTTTGTCGATTCCACCACGCTGCAGCTCGAAGGGGGCGACCCCGCGACCTACGACAACGAGCGGCTCACCTTCGACCACTGCATCCTGGCCACGGGAAGCGTGCCGACGATGCCGGGGTTCCTCGACATCAAGAGCCCCCGCGTGATGGACTCGACCGGCGCCCTGAAGCTGGAAGACATCCCCGGCACGCTGCTGGTCGTCGGCGGCGGGTACATCGGGCTCGAGATGGGGACCGTGTACGCCGAGCTAGGAACCAAGGTGTCCGTGGTCGAGCTCACCGAGGGCTTGCTGCCGGGCGCCGACCGCGACCTGGTGAAGCCGCTAGAGAAGCGGGTCCGCCAGCGTTTCGCGGGTGTCCACCTGGGGACCAAGGTTACCGGGCTGAAGGACGCGGGCGACCACGTGGCCGTTTCGATGGAAGGGCCCGAGATGTCCGGCGAGCACAAGTTCGACCGCGTGTTGGTGGCCATCGGCCGCCGGCCCGTCTCCAAGGGCTTCGGGCTCGAGAACACCAAGGTCAAGGTTAACGAGCGCGGCTTCGTCGAGGTCGACAAGCAGCAGCGGACCGCCGACCCCCACATCCTGGCGATCGGCGACGTTGCGGGCGACCCCATGCTGGCGCACAAGGCTTCCTACGAAGGCAAAATCGCCGCCGAGGTGCTGGCGGGCGAGCCGGCCCAGTTCGACGCCCACGCGATCCCCGCGGTGGTGTTCACCGACCCGGAAATCGCTTGGGCCGGGCTTACCGTTGAAGAAGCCAAGCGCGACGGGCGTATAATCGAAGTGGCCCAGTACCCCTGGCAGGCCAGCGGGCGTGCGATCGCCAACGGCCGCACCGACGGCCTGACCAAGTGGATCATCGACCCGGAGACCGAGCGCGTGCTGGGCTGCGGCATCGTCGGCGCGGGCGCCGGCGAGCTGATCGCCGAGGCGGTGCTCGCGATCGAGATGGGCTGCCAGGTGCGCGACGTCGCCGAGACAATCCACCCCCACCCCACGCTCAGCGAAACGGTGGCGTTCGCAGCCGAGGCGTACCTGGGGACCGCAACCGAGATCTACAAACCGCGAAAGAAGAAAGAATAA
- the aceE gene encoding pyruvate dehydrogenase (acetyl-transferring), homodimeric type: protein MASAAANQIKSYIPDDVDPAETAEWLESLDYVLESKGPERVSQLLSALEEAAHRNGVDLPFTATTPYCNTITRAEQPRYPGDRELERRIKSYVRWNAMAMVTRANRDKSSPGGHISTFASSATLYEVAQNHFFRGPGEDGTSADQIYFQGHASPGMYSRAFMEGRLTEQNLCNFRRELGEGGGLSSYPHPWLMPGFWQFPTVSMGLGPIMAIYQARFNEYLTDRGIKDCSKQHVWAFLGDGECDEPETLGAITLAAREKLDNLIFVINCNLQRLDGPVRGNGKIIQELEGAFRGAGWNVIKVVWSGDWDPLLEADDTGLLLRRMGEIVDGESQKYGVAGGAYIREHFFGKYPELLSLVENYSDEKIGKLRRGGHDPDKVYAAFKQATQRNGKPTVVLAKTIKGYGLGESGEGRNVTHNSKKLNEAELREFRTRFGIPISDERVAEAPFYKPPADSPEMVYLRKRREELGGSVPSRSTKPVTMEVPHLADYGKTLAKLVSKEPGKEQSTTMGFVRLLTDLLRDKQIGKYIVPIVPDESRTFGMEGLFSQIGIYAHAGQLYDPVDSDILAKYKEAKDGQLLEEGITEAGSMSSFNAAGTAYSTHGVNMIPMFIYYSMFGFQRIGDLIWAAADMRAKGFMLGGTAGRTTLNGEGLQHQDGHSLVNAIAFPTVRAYDPAYNYETAVIIFHGLQKMYVEGETCIYYLMLENENVMMPEMPSGCEEGIVRGMYKLKSVEAEGSKHRVQLFGSGSILHGVLDAQKLLAEKYNISSDVWSVTSYNELRRDAQETARWNMLNPTAPAKKCYVEQVLEGAEGPCIAASDYLRCLAEQIAPWCPGGMLALGTDGMGRSESRPNLRRHFEVDSEFVTIATLYKLATSGKLDRQVVADAIKELGVDPQKMSPLYA from the coding sequence ATGGCTAGCGCCGCAGCGAATCAGATCAAGTCGTACATCCCCGACGATGTCGATCCCGCCGAGACCGCAGAGTGGCTCGAGTCGCTCGACTACGTGCTCGAGAGCAAGGGGCCCGAGCGCGTCAGCCAGCTTCTCAGCGCGCTCGAGGAGGCCGCCCACCGCAACGGGGTCGACCTGCCGTTCACGGCCACGACGCCGTACTGCAACACGATCACGCGGGCCGAGCAGCCCCGCTACCCGGGGGACCGGGAGCTGGAACGGCGGATCAAGAGCTACGTGCGTTGGAACGCGATGGCGATGGTCACGCGCGCCAACCGCGACAAGTCGTCCCCCGGGGGGCACATCAGCACGTTCGCCAGCAGCGCCACGCTGTACGAGGTGGCCCAGAACCACTTCTTCCGCGGCCCGGGCGAGGACGGCACCAGCGCCGACCAGATCTACTTCCAGGGGCACGCGTCGCCCGGCATGTACTCCCGCGCCTTCATGGAAGGGAGGCTCACCGAGCAGAACCTGTGCAACTTCCGCCGCGAACTGGGCGAAGGGGGGGGCCTCTCCAGCTACCCCCACCCCTGGCTGATGCCGGGCTTCTGGCAGTTCCCCACCGTGTCGATGGGCCTCGGGCCGATCATGGCTATCTACCAGGCCCGCTTCAACGAGTACCTGACCGACCGCGGCATCAAGGACTGCTCGAAGCAGCACGTGTGGGCCTTCCTCGGCGACGGCGAGTGCGACGAGCCCGAGACCCTCGGCGCCATCACCCTGGCGGCGCGTGAGAAGCTCGACAACCTGATCTTCGTGATCAACTGCAACCTGCAGCGGCTCGACGGGCCGGTGCGCGGCAACGGCAAGATCATCCAGGAACTGGAGGGCGCCTTCCGCGGCGCCGGCTGGAACGTCATCAAGGTGGTCTGGAGCGGCGACTGGGACCCGTTGCTCGAAGCAGACGACACCGGCCTGCTGCTGCGGCGGATGGGGGAGATCGTCGATGGCGAGTCGCAGAAGTACGGCGTCGCCGGCGGCGCCTACATCCGCGAGCACTTCTTCGGCAAGTACCCCGAGCTGCTGTCGCTGGTGGAGAACTACTCCGACGAGAAGATCGGCAAGCTCCGGCGCGGCGGCCACGACCCGGACAAGGTGTACGCCGCCTTCAAGCAAGCCACCCAACGCAACGGCAAGCCGACCGTGGTGCTCGCCAAGACCATCAAGGGCTACGGCCTGGGCGAGAGCGGCGAGGGGCGCAACGTCACGCACAACAGCAAGAAGCTCAACGAAGCAGAGCTCCGCGAGTTCCGCACCCGGTTCGGCATCCCGATCTCTGACGAACGCGTCGCCGAGGCGCCCTTCTACAAGCCGCCGGCCGATTCGCCCGAGATGGTCTACCTCCGCAAACGCCGCGAGGAGCTCGGGGGCTCCGTCCCCAGCCGATCGACCAAGCCGGTCACGATGGAGGTGCCCCACTTGGCCGACTACGGCAAGACGCTCGCCAAGCTGGTCAGCAAAGAGCCGGGCAAGGAGCAGTCGACCACGATGGGCTTTGTGCGGTTGCTCACCGACCTGCTGCGTGACAAGCAGATCGGCAAGTACATCGTGCCGATCGTGCCGGACGAGTCGCGCACCTTCGGCATGGAGGGCCTGTTCAGCCAGATCGGCATCTACGCCCACGCGGGGCAGCTCTACGACCCGGTCGATTCCGACATCTTGGCCAAGTACAAGGAGGCCAAGGACGGGCAGCTCCTGGAAGAAGGGATCACCGAAGCGGGCTCGATGAGCAGCTTCAACGCCGCGGGCACCGCGTACAGCACGCACGGCGTGAACATGATCCCGATGTTCATCTACTACAGCATGTTCGGCTTCCAGCGCATCGGCGACCTGATCTGGGCCGCCGCGGACATGCGGGCCAAGGGCTTTATGCTGGGCGGCACCGCCGGCAGGACTACGCTCAACGGCGAGGGCCTGCAGCACCAGGACGGCCACAGCCTAGTGAACGCAATCGCCTTCCCCACCGTCCGCGCCTACGACCCCGCGTACAACTACGAGACGGCCGTCATCATCTTCCACGGCCTGCAGAAGATGTACGTCGAGGGCGAAACCTGCATCTACTACCTGATGCTGGAGAACGAGAACGTGATGATGCCCGAGATGCCCTCGGGTTGCGAGGAAGGCATCGTACGCGGCATGTACAAGCTCAAGAGCGTCGAGGCCGAGGGCTCCAAGCACCGCGTGCAGCTCTTCGGCTCCGGCTCGATCCTGCACGGAGTGCTCGACGCGCAGAAACTGCTGGCGGAGAAGTACAACATCTCCAGCGATGTCTGGAGCGTCACCAGCTACAACGAGCTGCGCCGCGACGCCCAAGAGACGGCCCGCTGGAACATGCTGAACCCCACCGCGCCGGCGAAGAAGTGTTACGTAGAGCAGGTGCTCGAGGGCGCCGAGGGCCCCTGCATCGCGGCGAGCGATTACCTCCGCTGCTTGGCGGAGCAGATCGCCCCCTGGTGCCCCGGAGGGATGCTGGCCCTGGGGACCGACGGCATGGGCCGCAGCGAGAGCCGCCCGAACCTGAGGCGCCACTTCGAGGTCGATTCAGAGTTCGTCACGATCGCCACGCTGTACAAGCTAGCAACGAGTGGCAAGCTCGACCGGCAAGTGGTGGCCGACGCGATCAAGGAACTGGGGGTCGATCCTCAGAAGATGTCGCCGCTTTACGCCTAA
- a CDS encoding 2-oxo acid dehydrogenase subunit E2: MSQITLPHLGENIDSGDVLSILVSEGDAVTKDQDLIEIETDKATMAVPSPQAGKIVKILVGEGDTVNVGAAIFEIEAGDAAPAKQEKPKEEPPKEEAKKPEPKQEEPKQEEKAQEKPSPKQEEPKRSPAPSPQPPAPAASSGDVPGDGHASSAAGPAVRRLARELGVDLRRVRGSGEGGRLTEEDVRGYVRAANEQARSVGPSGIIPPGAAGSDSQGAVRIEKMSRMRQAIANNMVASYTTVPQLTNFDDVDISELEELREQSKRDYEKRGLKLTQMPFLIKAVAASLKLHPVVNASVDMEQKQVIYKEYVNIGVAIDTERGLTVPVIRDADRMSMSQITHELDRLIKRARDGELAIEEMRGGTFTISNLGAVGGTYSTPIINPPESAILLVGRSRILPLWIDGEFEPRPVMPLSLTYDHRTVDGAAAARFLNEVKGFLASPGRLLLAP, encoded by the coding sequence ATGAGCCAAATCACCCTTCCCCACCTCGGCGAGAACATCGACTCGGGGGACGTCCTATCCATCCTGGTGTCCGAAGGGGACGCCGTGACGAAGGACCAGGACCTGATCGAGATCGAGACCGACAAGGCCACTATGGCGGTCCCCAGTCCGCAGGCGGGGAAGATCGTCAAGATCCTGGTCGGCGAAGGGGACACCGTAAACGTTGGCGCCGCGATCTTTGAGATCGAGGCGGGGGACGCCGCGCCGGCGAAGCAGGAGAAGCCTAAGGAGGAGCCCCCCAAAGAAGAGGCAAAGAAGCCTGAGCCGAAGCAAGAAGAGCCCAAGCAAGAAGAAAAGGCGCAAGAGAAGCCCTCGCCAAAACAAGAAGAACCCAAGCGTTCTCCAGCCCCCAGCCCCCAGCCCCCGGCGCCCGCCGCTTCCAGCGGCGACGTGCCCGGAGACGGCCATGCCTCATCGGCCGCTGGGCCCGCCGTTCGCCGGCTGGCCCGTGAGCTGGGGGTCGACCTGCGCCGCGTCCGCGGCAGCGGAGAAGGGGGGCGTCTGACCGAGGAAGACGTACGGGGCTACGTCCGCGCCGCCAACGAGCAGGCCCGCAGCGTAGGCCCCTCCGGCATCATCCCGCCGGGCGCCGCTGGGTCGGACAGCCAGGGCGCGGTGCGGATCGAGAAGATGAGCCGCATGCGGCAGGCGATCGCCAACAACATGGTCGCCAGCTACACCACGGTGCCGCAGCTCACCAACTTCGACGACGTCGACATCAGCGAGCTGGAAGAGCTGCGCGAGCAGAGCAAGCGCGACTACGAGAAGCGCGGGCTGAAGCTCACGCAGATGCCGTTCTTGATCAAGGCGGTCGCCGCCAGCCTGAAGCTGCACCCGGTGGTGAACGCCTCGGTGGACATGGAACAGAAGCAGGTCATCTACAAGGAGTACGTGAACATCGGCGTCGCCATCGACACCGAACGCGGCCTGACCGTGCCGGTGATCCGAGACGCGGACCGGATGAGCATGTCGCAGATCACGCACGAGCTCGACCGCTTGATCAAGCGGGCCCGCGACGGCGAGCTGGCGATCGAGGAGATGCGCGGGGGCACGTTCACCATCAGCAACCTGGGGGCGGTCGGCGGCACCTACTCGACGCCCATCATCAACCCGCCGGAGTCCGCCATCCTGCTGGTGGGCCGCAGCCGGATCTTGCCGCTGTGGATCGACGGCGAGTTCGAGCCCCGCCCGGTGATGCCGCTGTCGCTGACGTACGACCACCGCACGGTCGACGGCGCCGCGGCGGCCCGCTTCCTGAACGAGGTGAAGGGCTTCTTGGCCTCGCCCGGCCGGCTGCTGCTAGCGCCGTGA
- a CDS encoding STAS domain-containing protein encodes MDQLIPGWSVSFEQVGGWLCTRLHPAGSPDAAGMIDPLWRQVDARCQGAAKQVVLEMNEVTFLSSSLMGELVRLHKRLAVAGGALHLAALRPECAEALHITRLDSVLPVFPGRDEAVHSFAR; translated from the coding sequence ATGGACCAGCTTATCCCCGGGTGGAGCGTCTCGTTCGAGCAGGTCGGCGGCTGGCTCTGCACACGGCTGCACCCCGCCGGCAGCCCCGACGCGGCGGGGATGATCGACCCGCTCTGGCGACAGGTGGACGCGCGTTGCCAGGGGGCGGCCAAGCAGGTGGTGTTGGAGATGAACGAGGTGACGTTCCTGTCCAGCAGCCTGATGGGCGAGCTGGTGCGACTGCACAAGCGGCTGGCGGTGGCGGGCGGGGCGCTGCACCTGGCGGCCCTGCGGCCCGAGTGCGCCGAGGCGCTGCACATCACCCGGCTCGACTCGGTGCTGCCGGTGTTCCCGGGACGCGACGAGGCGGTCCACAGCTTCGCCCGCTAG
- a CDS encoding esterase/lipase family protein translates to MASASRELVVMVHGIASWRFVFAVMNARLRAAGFATRMWGYPSILWSNQHHGASLARLLRRRAATGKYDKIHLVVHSMGSIVARCALQEELPEQLGRIVMIGPPNQGSHVASRLAPIYGWLAPTLVELCDVEGSFVRTLGSPPEHVEIGVVAAQRDRVVPLLNTHLAGMRDHIVLPGLHTSSLWRRETAEQVVHFLREGRFFLPGERSASAVGGERAGATLPTPSGG, encoded by the coding sequence ATGGCGTCTGCTTCGCGTGAATTGGTCGTCATGGTCCACGGCATCGCGTCGTGGCGATTTGTGTTTGCCGTGATGAACGCGCGTCTGCGGGCCGCCGGGTTCGCCACGCGGATGTGGGGCTACCCGTCGATCTTGTGGTCGAATCAACACCACGGGGCGTCCCTGGCCCGCCTGCTGCGCCGCCGGGCGGCTACCGGCAAGTACGACAAGATCCACCTGGTGGTGCACAGCATGGGGAGCATCGTGGCCCGCTGCGCCCTGCAGGAGGAGCTGCCGGAGCAGCTCGGGCGGATCGTGATGATCGGCCCGCCCAACCAGGGGTCGCACGTTGCGTCGCGTCTGGCCCCCATCTACGGCTGGTTGGCGCCGACCCTGGTCGAGCTGTGCGACGTCGAGGGGAGCTTCGTCCGCACGCTCGGTTCCCCCCCCGAACACGTCGAGATCGGGGTCGTGGCCGCCCAACGCGACCGCGTGGTGCCGCTGCTCAACACCCACCTGGCGGGGATGCGAGACCACATCGTGCTGCCCGGCCTGCACACCTCTAGCCTGTGGCGGCGAGAAACAGCGGAGCAAGTCGTGCACTTCTTGCGGGAGGGGCGCTTCTTCCTCCCGGGCGAGCGGTCGGCGTCGGCCGTCGGAGGAGAGCGCGCCGGTGCGACCCTACCGACCCCCTCCGGCGGCTGA
- a CDS encoding SUMF1/EgtB/PvdO family nonheme iron enzyme translates to MNAIAPAFQPIAPPAPVVISAFGVVLCFAGAWLGSPVMSAAGVAGLFMFARQAAELLRLDFPDPWRLVGWGRGARPQGGPPPAPQGGVSDADRRVAAGDIALLPETIRSTEDLIDSMLTTGRYALLLRPEVSDRLSDEQIMRAVRALDDSMSLVPGGRVLLGITADRATLGGELTGDVRLDDPSAIAEVAPCYIDRYCVTNRQYQQFVDSGGYEQLEYWLEEALPAMFDFVDQTGEPGPRDWRNGAYRSEGPTDGADLPVVGVSWYEALAYARWLGKRLPIEAEWTKAGAWPVEASPGRIAQRRYPWGESFDARRANLWCSRVGSTQSVYEYEAGASVGGVCQLVGNVWEWTATSLSELAPRGIDFPSALKTVRGGAYNTYFENQATCHFQSAEHPLSRRPNIGIRLALGMESLAAINGRVAEGAAE, encoded by the coding sequence ATGAATGCGATTGCGCCCGCGTTTCAACCGATCGCGCCCCCGGCGCCGGTCGTCATCTCGGCGTTCGGAGTCGTGCTGTGCTTTGCCGGCGCGTGGCTCGGTTCCCCGGTGATGTCTGCCGCCGGGGTCGCCGGGTTGTTCATGTTCGCGCGGCAAGCGGCGGAACTCCTCCGGCTCGACTTCCCCGACCCCTGGCGGCTGGTCGGCTGGGGGCGGGGCGCCCGCCCGCAGGGGGGCCCGCCCCCAGCCCCGCAGGGGGGCGTCTCGGACGCGGACCGGCGGGTCGCTGCAGGCGACATCGCGCTGCTGCCCGAGACAATCCGCTCTACCGAGGACTTGATCGACAGCATGCTCACCACGGGGCGCTACGCGCTGCTGCTGCGCCCCGAGGTCAGCGACCGGCTCTCGGACGAGCAGATCATGCGGGCGGTGCGCGCGCTGGACGACTCGATGTCGCTGGTGCCGGGGGGCCGCGTGCTGCTGGGGATCACGGCCGACCGCGCCACGCTGGGGGGCGAGCTGACGGGCGACGTGCGGCTGGACGACCCTTCGGCAATCGCGGAGGTGGCGCCCTGCTACATCGACCGCTACTGCGTGACCAACCGCCAGTACCAGCAGTTCGTCGACTCCGGCGGCTACGAGCAGCTTGAGTACTGGCTGGAAGAAGCGCTGCCGGCGATGTTCGACTTTGTCGACCAGACCGGCGAGCCGGGACCGCGCGACTGGCGCAACGGCGCCTACCGCAGTGAGGGGCCGACCGACGGCGCCGACCTGCCTGTGGTGGGGGTCAGTTGGTACGAGGCGCTCGCGTATGCTCGCTGGCTCGGCAAGCGGCTCCCCATCGAGGCGGAGTGGACCAAGGCGGGCGCGTGGCCCGTCGAGGCGTCGCCCGGCCGGATCGCGCAGCGCCGCTACCCGTGGGGCGAGTCGTTCGACGCGCGGCGGGCGAACCTGTGGTGCTCCCGCGTCGGGAGCACGCAGAGCGTCTACGAGTACGAGGCCGGCGCCAGCGTCGGCGGCGTGTGCCAGTTGGTGGGGAACGTGTGGGAGTGGACCGCCACGTCGCTCAGCGAGCTGGCGCCGCGGGGGATCGACTTCCCCTCGGCGCTGAAGACCGTCCGCGGGGGCGCCTACAACACCTACTTCGAGAACCAAGCCACCTGCCACTTCCAGAGCGCAGAGCACCCGCTCTCCCGCCGCCCCAATATCGGCATCCGCCTGGCGTTGGGCATGGAGAGTCTGGCGGCCATCAACGGACGCGTGGCGGAGGGCGCCGCCGAGTAG
- a CDS encoding TRAFAC clade GTPase domain-containing protein: MLTNTPLESYLLAQTSTALECVICNAENCASAERCRRCHAPLSLTRQSASLRRRPHLIAVLGGPGAGKTVYLGMLLDMLTRGVGGLRAHARGPQSITLQQSTTTALASGWFPDRTPNVPDQWHWVHCRVECGRRRRTMELMLADVAGEAWTQVDVDSTQQIAVPAILSRADGVLLLADAERLHGGEPDESYGMLKALSLLTELRREPGRRGRRPDRRPCAVVFTKADACGRALDDPEGFAESHAATLLGDCRSRLPNTKVFATSVVGASTRRVAAGNRRATPLRVEPQGVVEPLGWLLNQVE; this comes from the coding sequence ATGCTCACCAACACCCCGCTCGAATCGTACCTGCTGGCGCAAACCTCCACGGCGCTGGAGTGCGTAATTTGCAACGCAGAGAACTGCGCGTCCGCCGAGCGCTGCCGCAGGTGCCACGCGCCGCTCTCGTTGACGCGGCAGTCGGCGTCGTTGCGGCGCAGGCCGCACCTGATCGCCGTGCTCGGCGGCCCCGGGGCGGGCAAGACCGTGTACCTGGGGATGCTGCTAGACATGCTCACCCGCGGCGTCGGCGGGCTCCGCGCCCACGCCCGCGGGCCGCAATCGATCACGCTCCAGCAGTCCACCACCACGGCGCTGGCCAGCGGGTGGTTCCCGGACCGCACGCCGAACGTTCCCGACCAATGGCACTGGGTGCACTGCCGGGTGGAGTGCGGCCGGCGACGCCGGACGATGGAGCTGATGCTCGCCGACGTGGCGGGCGAGGCCTGGACACAGGTCGACGTTGATTCGACCCAGCAGATCGCCGTCCCGGCGATCCTGTCGCGGGCCGACGGGGTGCTGCTGCTGGCCGACGCAGAGCGGCTGCACGGCGGCGAGCCCGACGAGAGCTACGGGATGCTCAAGGCCCTGTCGCTGCTGACCGAACTGCGGCGCGAACCGGGCCGACGCGGCCGGCGTCCTGATCGTAGGCCGTGCGCCGTGGTGTTTACCAAGGCGGACGCCTGCGGCCGGGCGCTGGACGACCCCGAGGGGTTCGCCGAGTCGCACGCCGCCACGCTGCTGGGAGACTGCCGGAGCCGGCTGCCCAACACCAAGGTCTTTGCCACGAGCGTGGTGGGGGCCTCGACCCGCCGGGTAGCGGCCGGCAACCGCCGGGCGACGCCGCTGCGGGTCGAACCGCAGGGGGTGGTTGAGCCGCTGGGCTGGCTGCTGAACCAGGTCGAGTAA